The proteins below are encoded in one region of Caulobacter henricii:
- a CDS encoding pirin family protein produces MIDLVIEARRHDIGNFEVGRILPFHAHRMVGPFTFLDHMGPAEFAPGFPKSADVRPHPHIGLSTLTYLFQGEITHRDSVGSLAEIRPGEVNWMTAGSGITHSERFETLRRQGGRMDGMQAWIALPQEFEEVAPSFSHHAGDTALPNYESGGLKARLIAGEAFGAKTDVPVYSPLFYVHWELAAGTTAGLPAEYSERAAYVASGRVEVDGRELSALQMAVFAPGETIVFKALEPSTVMLLGGEPVGPRFMEWNFVSSSKDRLEQAKADWKAGRMKLPDLDHDEFIPLP; encoded by the coding sequence ATGATCGACCTCGTCATCGAAGCCCGCCGCCACGACATCGGCAATTTCGAGGTCGGGCGCATCCTGCCCTTCCATGCCCATCGCATGGTCGGCCCGTTCACCTTCCTCGACCACATGGGACCCGCCGAATTCGCGCCGGGCTTTCCCAAGAGCGCCGACGTGCGGCCTCACCCCCATATCGGCCTGTCGACCCTGACCTATCTGTTCCAGGGTGAGATTACCCACCGCGACAGCGTCGGGTCGCTGGCCGAAATCCGGCCAGGCGAGGTCAACTGGATGACCGCCGGGTCAGGCATCACCCATTCCGAACGCTTCGAGACCCTGCGCCGCCAGGGCGGCCGCATGGACGGCATGCAGGCCTGGATCGCCCTCCCCCAGGAATTCGAAGAGGTCGCCCCCAGCTTCAGCCACCATGCGGGCGACACCGCCCTTCCCAATTATGAGAGCGGCGGCCTGAAGGCCCGGCTGATCGCCGGCGAGGCGTTCGGGGCCAAGACCGATGTACCGGTCTATTCGCCGCTGTTCTATGTGCACTGGGAACTGGCGGCCGGGACCACCGCGGGCCTACCCGCCGAGTATTCCGAGCGCGCAGCCTATGTCGCCAGCGGCCGGGTCGAGGTGGATGGTCGCGAGCTTTCAGCCCTGCAGATGGCCGTCTTCGCCCCCGGCGAGACGATCGTTTTCAAGGCCCTGGAGCCCTCGACCGTCATGTTGCTGGGCGGCGAGCCCGTCGGCCCGCGCTTCATGGAATGGAACTTCGTCTCGTCCTCAAAGGACCGGCTGGAACAGGCCAAGGCCGACTGGAAGGCCGGACGCATGAAGCTGCCCGACCTCGATCATGACGAGTTCATCCCCCTGCCCTGA